From a single Streptomyces sp. NBC_01264 genomic region:
- a CDS encoding response regulator transcription factor: MASVLVVEDDQFVRSALIRHLTEASHTVRSVGTALEALREVAHHRFDVVILDLGLPDLDGAEALKMLRGITDVPVIIATARDDEAEIVRLLNDGADDYLTKPFSVEHLSARMAAVLRRTQAADAEPPSRVLRVGGLAIDPLRRQAELDGAVLDLTRREFDLLAFLAGRPGVVVARRELLAEVWQQSYGDDQTIDVHLSWLRRKLGETAASPRYLHTLRGVGVKLEPPQ; this comes from the coding sequence ATGGCTAGTGTGCTCGTGGTCGAGGACGACCAGTTCGTACGTTCCGCCCTCATCCGGCACCTGACCGAGGCCTCGCACACCGTGCGCAGCGTCGGCACCGCCCTGGAGGCGCTGCGCGAGGTCGCCCACCACCGCTTCGACGTGGTGATCCTCGACCTCGGACTGCCCGACCTGGACGGCGCCGAGGCGCTCAAGATGCTGCGCGGGATCACCGACGTGCCCGTCATCATCGCGACCGCCCGCGACGACGAGGCGGAGATCGTCCGGCTGCTCAACGACGGCGCCGACGACTACCTGACCAAACCCTTCTCCGTGGAACACCTCTCCGCCCGGATGGCAGCCGTCCTGCGCCGCACCCAGGCGGCCGACGCCGAACCGCCCTCCCGGGTCCTGCGCGTCGGCGGTCTCGCCATCGACCCGCTGCGCCGGCAGGCCGAGCTGGACGGGGCGGTACTGGACCTCACGCGGCGGGAGTTCGACCTGCTGGCCTTCCTGGCCGGGCGGCCGGGCGTGGTCGTGGCCCGCCGGGAACTGCTCGCCGAGGTCTGGCAGCAGTCGTACGGAGACGACCAGACCATCGACGTCCACCTGTCGTGGCTGCGCCGCAAGCTCGGCGAGACCGCCGCCAGTCCGCGCTACCTGCACACGCTGCGGGGGGTCGGGGTCAAGCTGGAGCCGCCGCAGTGA